Proteins from a genomic interval of Pseudomonas silesiensis:
- a CDS encoding amino acid ABC transporter ATP-binding protein, whose amino-acid sequence MSEAIKQPVSPEGIIQMQGVNKWYGQFHVLKDINLNVKQGERIVLCGPSGSGKSTTIRCLNRLEEHQQGRIVVDGVELTNDLKQIESVRREVGMVFQHFNLFPHLTILQNCTLAPMWVRKMPKRKAEEIAMHYLERVRIPEQAHKYPGQLSGGQQQRVAIARALCMKPKIMLFDEPTSALDPEMVKEVLDTMIGLAEDGMTMLCVTHEMGFARTVANRVIFMDKGEIVEQAAPNDFFDNPQNDRTKLFLSQILH is encoded by the coding sequence ATGAGTGAAGCGATCAAACAGCCTGTGAGCCCTGAAGGCATTATTCAGATGCAGGGCGTGAACAAGTGGTACGGCCAGTTCCACGTGTTGAAAGACATCAACCTCAACGTCAAGCAGGGCGAGCGTATCGTGCTGTGCGGCCCGTCGGGTTCTGGCAAATCCACCACCATCCGCTGTCTCAACCGTCTGGAAGAGCACCAGCAGGGTCGTATCGTGGTCGATGGCGTGGAGCTGACCAACGACCTCAAGCAGATCGAATCGGTACGCCGTGAAGTCGGCATGGTGTTCCAGCACTTCAACCTGTTCCCGCACCTGACCATCCTGCAGAACTGCACCCTGGCGCCAATGTGGGTGCGCAAGATGCCCAAGCGCAAGGCCGAGGAAATCGCCATGCATTACCTGGAGCGCGTGCGCATTCCGGAGCAGGCGCACAAATACCCGGGGCAACTGTCCGGCGGTCAGCAGCAGCGCGTGGCGATTGCCCGGGCGCTGTGCATGAAACCGAAAATCATGCTGTTCGACGAACCGACTTCGGCGCTCGATCCGGAGATGGTGAAAGAGGTGCTCGACACAATGATCGGCCTGGCCGAAGACGGCATGACCATGCTCTGCGTGACCCACGAAATGGGCTTCGCCCGCACCGTGGCCAACCGGGTGATCTTCATGGACAAGGGTGAAATCGTCGAACAAGCGGCGCCGAACGACTTCTTCGATAACCCGCAGAATGATCGGACCAAGCTGTTCTTGAGCCAGATCCTGCATTGA
- a CDS encoding CynX/NimT family MFS transporter — MNLEAQNPMSTQQAGNSNKTERKRTAELEELLIDAEADDEQVQQTHPVLRRPWLLLLGLILVALNLRPALSSMAPILSEVSKTLGLSAAQAGLLTTLPVLCLGLFAPLAPVLARRFGAERVVLGILLMLAGGIILRSSFGEVGLFAGSVLAGASIGVIGVLLPGIVKRDFPKQAGTMTGVYTMALCLGAAMAAGATVPLSEHFDKSWALGLGFWVVPALFAAIFWLPQVNQKHGAHHVAYRVRGLLRDPLAWQVTLYMGLQSSLAYIVFGWLPSILIGRGLTPTQAGLVLSGSVLIQLISSLAAPWLATRGKDQRMAIVIVMAMTLGGLFGCLYAPLDGLWGWAILLGLGQGATFSLALTLIVLRSRDAHVAANLSSMAQGFGYTLASMGPFAVGIVHDWTGGWTALGWIFGVIGFGAIIAGLGAGRSLYVQVQSEKI, encoded by the coding sequence ATGAACCTTGAAGCCCAAAACCCCATGTCCACCCAGCAGGCCGGCAACAGCAATAAAACCGAGCGCAAGCGTACGGCGGAGCTCGAAGAGCTGTTGATCGACGCCGAGGCCGATGACGAACAGGTTCAGCAAACGCACCCGGTCCTGCGGCGGCCATGGTTGTTGTTGCTCGGCCTGATTCTGGTGGCGTTGAATTTACGTCCAGCATTGTCGAGCATGGCGCCGATACTCAGCGAGGTCTCGAAGACGCTGGGGTTATCGGCTGCCCAGGCCGGATTGCTGACGACCTTGCCAGTACTTTGCCTGGGTCTGTTCGCCCCCTTGGCGCCGGTGCTGGCACGACGTTTTGGTGCCGAGCGAGTGGTGTTGGGGATTCTTCTGATGCTGGCCGGCGGGATCATTTTGCGCAGCTCTTTCGGTGAGGTCGGCCTGTTCGCCGGCAGCGTACTGGCAGGCGCCAGCATCGGGGTGATCGGCGTGCTGCTGCCCGGCATTGTAAAACGCGACTTCCCGAAACAAGCCGGCACCATGACCGGCGTCTACACCATGGCTCTGTGCCTGGGCGCGGCCATGGCGGCTGGCGCGACCGTGCCTTTGAGCGAACATTTCGACAAAAGCTGGGCCTTGGGTCTCGGCTTCTGGGTAGTTCCAGCGTTGTTCGCAGCAATCTTCTGGTTGCCGCAAGTCAATCAGAAACACGGCGCGCATCATGTTGCCTATCGGGTCCGAGGGCTGTTGCGTGATCCGTTGGCCTGGCAAGTGACCTTATACATGGGCCTGCAATCGTCTTTGGCCTACATCGTGTTTGGCTGGCTGCCGTCGATTCTGATCGGGCGCGGCCTGACGCCAACCCAGGCTGGTCTGGTGTTGTCGGGGTCGGTGCTTATCCAGTTGATCAGCTCGCTGGCAGCACCCTGGCTGGCGACGCGTGGCAAGGATCAGCGAATGGCGATCGTGATCGTCATGGCAATGACTCTCGGCGGTTTGTTCGGTTGCCTGTATGCACCGCTCGATGGTTTGTGGGGCTGGGCGATCCTGCTGGGGTTGGGGCAAGGCGCTACGTTCAGCCTGGCATTGACCCTGATTGTGCTGCGCTCGCGGGACGCCCATGTGGCGGCCAACCTGTCGAGCATGGCCCAGGGCTTCGGTTACACCCTGGCATCCATGGGACCGTTCGCGGTCGGCATCGTGCATGACTGGACCGGTGGCTGGACCGCACTGGGCTGGATTTTCGGCGTCATCGGCTTCGGCGCGATCATTGCCGGTCTCGGTGCCGGGCGTTCGCTTTATGT
- a CDS encoding amino acid ABC transporter permease, with protein MTTHTFKPDMPPPNRSIGVVAWMRANMFSSWLNTLLTLFAFYLIYLVVPPILSWAILDANWVGTSQSDCTKDGACWVFIQQRFGQFMYGYYPVDLRWRVDLTVWLAVIGVAPLFISRFPRKAVYGLSFLVLYPIIAWCLLHGGVFGLTQVATSQWGGLMLTLVIATVGIAGALPLGIVLALGRRSNMPAIRVVCVTFIEFWRGVPLITVLFMSSVMLPLFLPEGMNFDKLLRALIGVILFQSAYVAEVVRGGLQAIPKGQYEAAAAMGLGYWRSMGLVILPQALKLVIPGIVNTFIALFKDTSLVIIIGLFDLLNSVKQAAADPKWLGMATEGYVFAALVFWIFCFGMSRYSMHLERKLDTGHKR; from the coding sequence ATGACGACTCATACTTTCAAACCTGACATGCCACCGCCGAACCGCAGTATCGGCGTGGTGGCGTGGATGCGCGCGAACATGTTCTCCAGCTGGCTCAACACCCTGTTGACCCTGTTCGCGTTCTATCTCATCTACCTGGTGGTCCCGCCGATCCTGAGCTGGGCGATCCTCGACGCCAACTGGGTCGGCACCAGCCAGTCCGACTGCACCAAGGACGGCGCTTGCTGGGTGTTCATCCAGCAACGCTTCGGCCAGTTCATGTATGGCTACTACCCGGTGGACCTGCGCTGGCGCGTGGACTTGACCGTGTGGCTGGCGGTGATCGGCGTGGCCCCGTTGTTCATCTCGCGCTTCCCGCGTAAAGCGGTGTACGGGCTGAGCTTTCTGGTGCTGTACCCGATCATTGCCTGGTGCCTGCTGCACGGCGGCGTGTTCGGCTTGACCCAGGTGGCGACCAGCCAGTGGGGCGGCTTGATGCTGACCCTGGTGATCGCCACCGTCGGTATTGCCGGTGCATTGCCGCTGGGGATCGTGCTGGCGCTGGGGCGGCGTTCGAACATGCCGGCAATTCGGGTAGTCTGCGTGACCTTCATCGAATTCTGGCGCGGCGTGCCGTTGATCACGGTGCTGTTCATGTCCTCGGTGATGCTGCCGTTGTTCCTGCCCGAAGGCATGAACTTCGACAAACTGCTGCGGGCGCTGATCGGCGTGATCCTGTTCCAGTCGGCTTACGTGGCCGAAGTGGTGCGTGGCGGTCTGCAAGCGATTCCCAAAGGCCAGTACGAAGCGGCGGCGGCGATGGGCCTGGGTTACTGGCGCAGCATGGGCCTGGTGATCCTGCCGCAAGCCCTGAAGCTGGTGATCCCCGGCATCGTCAACACCTTCATTGCGCTGTTCAAGGACACAAGCCTTGTGATCATCATCGGCCTGTTCGACCTGCTCAACAGTGTCAAGCAAGCCGCCGCCGATCCGAAATGGCTGGGCATGGCCACTGAAGGCTATGTGTTCGCGGCCCTGGTGTTCTGGATTTTCTGTTTTGGTATGTCCCGCTACTCCATGCATTTGGAACGTAAGCTGGACACTGGCCACAAGCGTTAG
- a CDS encoding FadR/GntR family transcriptional regulator yields the protein MSDISPLVKRSLVDQALDQLRLRINQGVWTVGQRLPTEPELATELGISRNTVREAMRVLAFSGLIEIRQGDGSYLRAVFDPLDTMKALSRCSPEQARETRHILEVEAIGLAALRRTDEDLVALREALGVSGGHYHGDLDTYIACDLVFHRRLVDAAHNPTLSELYRYFSSIVGAHLRQTLNISPRRQAVFDLHVELLDAVEQRDPERAKALSRQLINEP from the coding sequence ATGTCAGATATTTCTCCATTAGTTAAACGATCCCTGGTCGATCAGGCCCTGGATCAATTACGCCTGCGGATCAATCAAGGCGTCTGGACGGTCGGCCAGCGCTTGCCCACCGAGCCGGAATTGGCGACCGAGCTGGGCATCAGCCGCAACACCGTGCGCGAAGCCATGCGCGTGCTGGCGTTTTCCGGTTTGATCGAGATCCGCCAAGGCGACGGCAGCTACCTGCGGGCAGTGTTTGACCCCCTGGACACGATGAAAGCCTTGTCCCGCTGCTCTCCTGAGCAGGCGCGTGAAACCCGGCACATCCTGGAAGTCGAAGCCATCGGCCTGGCGGCGTTGCGCCGTACCGATGAAGACCTGGTGGCTTTGCGCGAAGCGTTGGGCGTCAGTGGCGGTCACTACCACGGTGATCTCGACACCTACATTGCTTGCGACCTCGTGTTCCACCGGCGTCTGGTAGATGCAGCGCACAACCCGACTCTCAGTGAGTTGTATCGCTATTTCTCGAGCATCGTCGGCGCGCATTTGCGCCAGACCCTGAACATCTCACCCCGACGCCAAGCGGTGTTCGACCTTCATGTCGAACTGCTAGATGCCGTCGAGCAACGCGACCCGGAACGGGCCAAAGCCCTGTCGAGGCAGTTGATCAATGAACCTTGA